The Crocosphaera sp. UHCC 0190 DNA window TTTTTAGGTAATTGATCTAAGCTGGACAGAGAAATTGCTGAATTTTTAAGATCTTCACCCCAATCTGTAGGATAATATTAATCTCAGATTTATCTCATAGTTGATAATTAAGCTAAGCGAGTCACAATTTATAGATTCAGACATCACGATCAACAAGGGAACAATTATCTTAACTCATGACCCAAGTCGCAACTCAGTTAGAAAAAGCCTGGCAAACCCGTTTAGAACAAGAGGAAACTAAGTTAACTCAAGAAACACGGGATAGTATCATTCGTTGGTTACTCGGAGAAAACTTTGGGGAATGGGATGACTTGGCCCCAGAAAAGCGGGCGATCGCACAACAGGGCATAGACTATCGCTATCGTATCTTACAACAAAGATATTTAGGGAAAAGTCCCACCTTAGCTTATCGTAACCTCATGAAACGGTTAGGATCAGTGGCTGTGTTGCGGAATAAAATTCAAACTTGGGTATCCTTAAGCCGCGATCGCCAACGGTTGGTGACGGACGTATTACAAGAAATTATCCAAGAGATGTTAAACAGCGATCGCTATATTCAAAGTCAGATTGCTTGGATCTCTGAATGCACTTCTGATGAACGGTTACGCAACAGTTTATTGATTACGACCTTAGAAGAATACTGTCTTCGTCCGATCCGCAATCAACCCTTATTAGTGTATCGTTTTGTCAACTATTTACGGCGTTCTCAGCGAGGGGGAATGACTCAAGTACCTCAACAACAAAATATTCGCATGATTTCTGAGGAAATTAATGTGGACGAGGGAGATAATTCCATTAGTTTGCTGGATATTCAAGCAGTCAGTGATTATGAAGAAATGCAGGAGTGGGAAGAAAAACAATTAATGCGCCAAAAAGTTCAAAATGAATTTGCTAGTTA harbors:
- a CDS encoding HetZ-related protein 2, whose amino-acid sequence is MTQVATQLEKAWQTRLEQEETKLTQETRDSIIRWLLGENFGEWDDLAPEKRAIAQQGIDYRYRILQQRYLGKSPTLAYRNLMKRLGSVAVLRNKIQTWVSLSRDRQRLVTDVLQEIIQEMLNSDRYIQSQIAWISECTSDERLRNSLLITTLEEYCLRPIRNQPLLVYRFVNYLRRSQRGGMTQVPQQQNIRMISEEINVDEGDNSISLLDIQAVSDYEEMQEWEEKQLMRQKVQNEFASYLQEKVGQEAVEWLKLYLQGHTQEMIAQELNVPIKTIYRLREKVGYHAIQVFALKGNPELVANWLEISPQEHNLGLTPQQWTTFWQELTSDQKAIINGLKENQSLEDIGQSLKLKKTQVMNEWRKVYLKAQSLRGN